In Syngnathus scovelli strain Florida chromosome 12, RoL_Ssco_1.2, whole genome shotgun sequence, the genomic window TGTTTAACAAATTAGTATCCCCATGTATAAAATGGTTCGCTCCACCTTGCTTTAAGCTGCAGCAAATCCCTTTAGTATCTCACTTTAGGCTCTGACTCTTGGCAAAGATGAACTACAGGGACCGCTACACTTCGTCCTCCTACCGGAAGATTTTCGGGGATTCTTCCAGGTTCTCcgcctcttcctcctcatcccGGATGAGCAGCTCCATGCCTCGGGGCTCACCGGGGCTCCGGTCCATGGCCTTGTCCCGAAACAGCACCTCTTCTATGGGCATGTACAGACGGCTAGGACAACCCCCGGCCTCCTTCTCTCTTGTGGCCACGGACTCCCTGGACCTGACCCAGACTTCAGTGGTCAACAACGAACTCAAAGTCATCAGAACCAACGAGAAAGAGCAGCTGCAGGTATGTGACGTCATTGACAAACTATGGAAACAATGTAATAATAATTACGCTGGAGAATTAAACAGTTCATAGTGAACAATGCAAAGAAAACAGCAGCTGGTTTGAgacatttgtctttttgcacaGGGTCTGAATGATCGCTTCGCCATGTTCATCGATAAAGTCagacacctggagcagcagaatAAAGTACTGGAGGCCGAGTTGGTGACGCTGCGGCAGAGGCAGAGTGAACCATCACGGCTAGCTCATCTCTACCAGCAGGAGATGAGGGACTTGCGGTCCCAGTTGGAGGACCTGAATAGGGACAAGAACCGCATCCTGATCGAGAGGAATCACATGGAAGATGAGCTGCAGGTACAAAAGGAACCATGACTGTATCATTAAGGATTATTAATGCCATGCTGTAATATATCAGTCAAAAAACAACTGAAAAAAACTTTTAATGTAAgaatttgaaatatttaattggcctatttattttatttattactggTTTGGTTCATAACATGTCAAAATATTTCAGAAACTTAATGGCAAGTATGAGGAGGAGTTGACTGTGCGTGAAGAGGCCGAAAATACTTTACGGTCCTTCCGGAAGGATGTGGATGATGCTGCGTCCGTTCGTCTTGATCTGGAGCGCCGAGTGGAATTGCTGATGGATGAAATCTCTTTTCTGAACAAAGTCCACGACGAGGAAATCCAGGAGCTGAGCAGCCTGATGGAAGCGCAGCAAGTCTCCGTGGAATTGGAAATGGCCAAACCCGACCTCACCTCGGCTCTGAAAGAGATCCGCAACCAGTACGAGTCAATTGCCTCCAAAAACCTGCAGTCGGCAGAGGAGTGGTACAAAGGGAAGTTCGCCAGCCTTAGCGAACAGGCCACCAGGAGCAACGAGGCCATGCGAGCCAGCAGGGAGGAGATGAACGAGTTCAGGAGGCAGCTGCAGGCCAAGACTTTGGAAATTGAGACACTGAGGGGAGCCAATGAGTCTCTGGAGAGACAAATCTCAGAGATGGAGGATGCTCACAATTCTGAAGTCACGGCATTGCAGGTATGCAATAGCTCCAATACATTGATTAAACATATTTTCCAAAGCACACTTTTTAAATATTCTTTGGTATCTGTTGACACACTCCCTTGAGTGATTTAAGCATATTAGCCACCAAAAAGAATCAATGGGCCATTACCAGTGTCACAGAAAGTCACTTGTACCTGAACATGCAACAGATCGGCAGTGAAGGTTACGAGCCTCTCCGACAAATAGGATTGAGAAGTTCAATCATCAATTGTGTCACAGCATGAGTTCCATAAGCTAAGAGCATCCTTCAAGGTGGCCTTGACTTGTCAATGTCACCGGCAAGTTGAGCAGAAACTATCAGAGACAATAACCTAGGATGCATGTTTACCTAATTTTCACAATTATCACCTAATGTTTGGTCCCCATGGTCCAAATTGTTCTTGTTGTCTTCCAATAATTCAAAATACACAATGCATTCACATTTGTTAGATTAACAATGGATTCCATCTAAAGTTTGGTAATGGGCTATAATGAGGATTCTCAATTTGGCACTTCACTCTGTTATTAATTTTACCAATGAAAATCATTGGCCACTTAGATATCTATTTCATGAGAAATGTTTGCCTTATGATTTAGAAATTAATTAGCGATTAATAGTGACTATACACCAACCTGTTCCATCCAGCTGCATTAACCTTCCAGAGCAACTACAAGACTACAAATTAGTTTGTCATGTTGCTCTGGAAGGTTAATGCAGCTGGACGGGCTTCAGTGCGGAAGTCATTTGGGCTTAGATAGAGAAAGTTCTTAGTGAACTGATCCTGTGTATTTAGATTAACCCAGGCTGCTGCTAAATTGGATACAGGAAGGGCCATCTGTTTTCACTGGCTATTTAGAGAAGCTAAGTAAGCCTCAAAAGGTTATGCTCGTCTTTTAAAAGACAAAAGTAAGCTTTCAACTGTGTGACCTTTCACATCATGTTTGACCTCTTCAAAACAGGACACTATTGGACAATTGGATACTGAGCTGAGGAACCTCAAGGGGGAGATGGCCCAGCACCTGAGAGAATATCAGGACTTGCTTAATGTCAAAATGGCCTTGGACATCGAGATAGCTGCATACAGGTGGGTAGACATGAAACGATATGAAAATGGACTATCACGATTGTCATGaacaaaaatgatcaaatgattactaaaacaaatgtaaacaaaacaaaataattcaaCTATAAACTATGTCAATCTAAAGACTATTAATTTCATACAGATACTTTAATATATGTGTCCTTTCATCCTACAAGGAAGCTGCTGGAAGGAGAAGAGACTCACTTTAACTCAGGGATGTCGTTCGGAGGCGCCAGTTACAGCTACCAGCCCCGAAGCCCAGCCGGCTCCTCCAGAAGCGGTCAGCGAGACAAAG contains:
- the LOC125978464 gene encoding alpha-internexin-like → MNYRDRYTSSSYRKIFGDSSRFSASSSSSRMSSSMPRGSPGLRSMALSRNSTSSMGMYRRLGQPPASFSLVATDSLDLTQTSVVNNELKVIRTNEKEQLQGLNDRFAMFIDKVRHLEQQNKVLEAELVTLRQRQSEPSRLAHLYQQEMRDLRSQLEDLNRDKNRILIERNHMEDELQKLNGKYEEELTVREEAENTLRSFRKDVDDAASVRLDLERRVELLMDEISFLNKVHDEEIQELSSLMEAQQVSVELEMAKPDLTSALKEIRNQYESIASKNLQSAEEWYKGKFASLSEQATRSNEAMRASREEMNEFRRQLQAKTLEIETLRGANESLERQISEMEDAHNSEVTALQDTIGQLDTELRNLKGEMAQHLREYQDLLNVKMALDIEIAAYRKLLEGEETHFNSGMSFGGASYSYQPRSPAGSSRSGQRDKDGAKKESLKEEEKDEADINSNN